One region of Salvia miltiorrhiza cultivar Shanhuang (shh) chromosome 3, IMPLAD_Smil_shh, whole genome shotgun sequence genomic DNA includes:
- the LOC131013993 gene encoding lysophospholipid acyltransferase 1-like isoform X1 produces the protein MCSHVYYMSGDAWKEGGIDATGALMVITLKIISCVINYNDGILKEDDLREAQKKNWLLKMPSLLEYFGFCLCCGSHFAGPVYEMKDYIEWTERKGIWQPSAKGQSPSPYWATLRALLQSAICMGLYLYLVPHFPLSRFTEPVYQEYGFFKKLSYQYMSGFTARWKYYFIWSISEASTIISGLGFSGWTDSNPPKPKWDRAINVDILGLELAKSAVQIPVYHLCGIFKSAPGLGTV, from the exons ATGTGTAGCCATGTATACTACATGAGTGGTGATGCATGGAAGGAAGGAGGTATTGATGCTACAG GTGCTCTGATGGTGATAACTCTGAAAATTATATCATGTGTCATAAACTATAATGATGGAATTCTCAAAGAGGATGATCTACGTGAAGcacaaaagaaaaattggttGCTGAAGATGCCATCATTACTGGAGTACTTTGGGTTCTGTCTATGTTGTGGAAGTCACTTTGCCGGTcctgtttatgaaatgaaagactaTATTGAATGGACAGAGAGGAAAGGG ATCTGGCAACCTTCGGCCAAGGGACAGTCCCCCTCTCCTTATTGGGCAACTCTCAGGGCTCTTCTGCAATCTGCTATCTGCATGGGCTTGTATCTGTATCTTGTACCACATTTCCCACTTTCTCGATTCACAGAACCAGTGTACCAAGAATATGGGTTCTTCAAGAAGTTGAGTTACCAGTACATGTCAGGTTTCACTGCTCGTtggaagtattattttatttggtcaaTTTCAGAAGCTTCTACTATTATTTCCGGCCTGGGATTCAGTGGCTGGACAGATTCAAATCCACCCAAGCCAAAATGGGACCGTGCAATAAATGTCGATATATTAGGTCTCGAGTTGGCTAAGAGTGCAGTGCAGATACCAGTATACCACTTGTGTGGAATATTCAAGTCAGCACCTGGCTTAGGCACT GTTTGA
- the LOC131013993 gene encoding lysophospholipid acyltransferase 1-like isoform X2, which translates to MSGDAWKEGGIDATGALMVITLKIISCVINYNDGILKEDDLREAQKKNWLLKMPSLLEYFGFCLCCGSHFAGPVYEMKDYIEWTERKGIWQPSAKGQSPSPYWATLRALLQSAICMGLYLYLVPHFPLSRFTEPVYQEYGFFKKLSYQYMSGFTARWKYYFIWSISEASTIISGLGFSGWTDSNPPKPKWDRAINVDILGLELAKSAVQIPVYHLCGIFKSAPGLGTV; encoded by the exons ATGAGTGGTGATGCATGGAAGGAAGGAGGTATTGATGCTACAG GTGCTCTGATGGTGATAACTCTGAAAATTATATCATGTGTCATAAACTATAATGATGGAATTCTCAAAGAGGATGATCTACGTGAAGcacaaaagaaaaattggttGCTGAAGATGCCATCATTACTGGAGTACTTTGGGTTCTGTCTATGTTGTGGAAGTCACTTTGCCGGTcctgtttatgaaatgaaagactaTATTGAATGGACAGAGAGGAAAGGG ATCTGGCAACCTTCGGCCAAGGGACAGTCCCCCTCTCCTTATTGGGCAACTCTCAGGGCTCTTCTGCAATCTGCTATCTGCATGGGCTTGTATCTGTATCTTGTACCACATTTCCCACTTTCTCGATTCACAGAACCAGTGTACCAAGAATATGGGTTCTTCAAGAAGTTGAGTTACCAGTACATGTCAGGTTTCACTGCTCGTtggaagtattattttatttggtcaaTTTCAGAAGCTTCTACTATTATTTCCGGCCTGGGATTCAGTGGCTGGACAGATTCAAATCCACCCAAGCCAAAATGGGACCGTGCAATAAATGTCGATATATTAGGTCTCGAGTTGGCTAAGAGTGCAGTGCAGATACCAGTATACCACTTGTGTGGAATATTCAAGTCAGCACCTGGCTTAGGCACT GTTTGA